The genomic window GCGCCGATTCAGAAATTTGATGGGATTCCGGTCACGGATGATCTCGATCAGGTTGCGATCGCGAAGGGCGGCAATACGTTCGCTCAAGCGCTCCTGCCGGTTTTTCGCGCGCGAGCGGATCGCGTCCTCCACAGCGGGCCAGTACTTCTCCTGCTCGGGCGTCAATTGCAGCGTAGCCTTGAGGATGCCGATGCGCGCATCGACCAGGGCGCTGCGATCCTCAGCGCTAAACCGTTGCATCCCGTTCTCATTGCGAGCCGGGTCTGCATAAGCACATGGCGATACTGCGATGA from Nitrobacteraceae bacterium AZCC 1564 includes these protein-coding regions:
- a CDS encoding hypothetical protein (product_source=Hypo-rule applied; cleavage_site_network=SignalP-noTM; pfam=PF07813; superfamily=111384), whose product is MIKKAVLGATAFFIAVSPCAYADPARNENGMQRFSAEDRSALVDARIGILKATLQLTPEQEKYWPAVEDAIRSRAKNRQERLSERIAALRDRNLIEIIRDRNPIKFLNRRADALAERSADLKKLASAWEPLYNSLSQDQKRRMALLTIVVIRDLRDAIEERQMQAENDDDYDDD